The following coding sequences are from one Arcobacter nitrofigilis DSM 7299 window:
- a CDS encoding cupin domain-containing protein, with translation MTSRPLFKLTEQINNERTCVNHLFFPAQCETLWHKHERDYVIVPMQDCELLMDNGEGFKSITLKSGECYYRDAGVEHNVVNPSNKDIILIEVEFK, from the coding sequence ATGACATCTCGACCACTTTTTAAATTAACTGAACAAATCAATAATGAACGTACTTGTGTTAACCATTTGTTTTTTCCTGCACAATGTGAAACTCTTTGGCATAAACATGAAAGAGATTATGTAATTGTTCCAATGCAAGATTGTGAACTTCTTATGGATAATGGAGAAGGATTTAAAAGTATTACTTTAAAATCAGGAGAATGCTATTACAGAGATGCAGGTGTTGAACACAATGTAGTTAATCCAAGCAATAAAGACATTATACTAATTGAAGTAGAATTTAAATAA
- a CDS encoding APC family permease, whose protein sequence is MNDNNRSVGLFGAIAIGVGGMVGGGIFAVLGEAVSLAHGASVVAFLLAGLVAILTSYSYAKLSVKYQSKGGTVSFIDNAFGHNFLSGSVNFILWLSYLVTISLYASAFSSYAEVLFLDKSTFFMKHLFISLAIILPLIINLISASFVSKSETIIVIVKIILLIVIIVSSASFVDTQRFNPSNWKDSFSILVAGMVIFVAYEGFELIANAAEDIKNPKSNLPRAFYGSVILVIVLYVLIAYITVGTVDESVLLKAKDYALAVAAKPALGQIGFTIVSIAALLATFSAINATIYGNGRLGFILAMEGELPKELNKEKNSIPSVSILVTAFFSLILANSIDLSQIAIIGSASFLLIFFIVNIAAFKLYNQINANRIILFISCLISFVALLTLLIHTYLTDKQSIIIFFAFIIISIIFEGIYGRLVRKHMLNRPYN, encoded by the coding sequence TTGAATGATAATAATAGAAGTGTTGGATTATTTGGTGCCATTGCCATAGGTGTTGGTGGCATGGTCGGTGGAGGTATCTTTGCTGTTTTAGGGGAAGCTGTATCCTTAGCACATGGTGCTAGTGTTGTAGCTTTTTTATTGGCTGGTCTTGTAGCAATACTTACATCTTATTCATATGCAAAACTATCTGTGAAGTACCAAAGTAAAGGTGGAACTGTAAGTTTTATTGATAATGCTTTTGGGCATAATTTTTTATCTGGAAGTGTTAACTTTATACTTTGGTTAAGTTATTTGGTGACTATTTCTTTATATGCATCAGCTTTTTCTTCTTATGCAGAAGTTCTATTTTTAGATAAATCTACATTTTTTATGAAGCATTTATTTATAAGTTTAGCTATTATTTTGCCTTTAATTATAAATCTAATAAGTGCTTCATTTGTAAGTAAATCTGAGACAATTATAGTGATTGTTAAAATAATATTATTAATAGTTATTATTGTTTCGAGTGCTTCATTTGTAGATACACAAAGATTCAATCCAAGTAATTGGAAAGATAGTTTTTCTATCTTAGTTGCAGGAATGGTTATTTTTGTTGCTTATGAAGGTTTTGAACTTATTGCAAATGCAGCTGAAGATATAAAAAATCCAAAATCAAATTTGCCAAGAGCCTTTTATGGTTCTGTTATTTTAGTAATTGTTCTTTATGTTTTAATTGCTTATATTACAGTGGGAACTGTTGATGAGAGTGTATTGCTTAAAGCAAAAGATTATGCTTTGGCAGTTGCTGCAAAACCTGCATTAGGACAAATAGGTTTTACAATTGTATCTATTGCCGCATTATTAGCGACTTTTTCAGCTATAAATGCAACCATATATGGAAATGGACGATTGGGATTTATCCTTGCTATGGAGGGAGAACTTCCAAAAGAACTTAATAAAGAGAAAAACAGTATTCCTAGTGTTAGTATTTTAGTTACTGCATTTTTTAGTTTAATTTTGGCAAATAGTATTGACTTATCGCAAATTGCCATAATAGGAAGTGCTAGTTTTTTACTTATATTTTTTATTGTAAATATTGCTGCATTTAAACTATATAATCAAATAAATGCAAATAGAATTATTCTATTTATTTCTTGTCTTATTAGTTTTGTGGCATTATTAACTCTTCTTATACACACTTATTTAACAGATAAACAATCTATAATCATATTTTTTGCTTTTATTATCATATCAATAATATTTGAAGGAATTTATGGACGATTGGTTAGAAAACATATGCTTAATAGACCTTATAACTAA
- a CDS encoding dihydrolipoyl dehydrogenase family protein gives MKKFDLIIIGAGRASNLAVTAGKAGKKVALIEKSTLGGTCPNRGCVPSKLLIGFAHVANAIKDSNRHFIDSTINKIDLEKIFQDTNEYISKVDEKYEHRFNENVEVFKGTGSFVSNNIVQVNEEQLTAPKIVIATGTKPKKPEHDKAWTSDDIFPLKGKIPKSLTIVGSGFIACELASFFSALGVETTLLARSQHILGKEDYEIQEVFKNEFSKKVNIEFNTSAKDVEYKNEHFSMTLENKDGTNKTHISEALLYAIGRESNTSSLKLENTSIQTTPKGYIKRDEFFETSAKGVYVVGEAAGVYMLQHAASYEVNHLGKILLEDCKEPLHFKYMPHAVFTEPEIASVGITEQEAKEKNIEYLATTTNWLASAKAMSTRLKYPITKFITNPKTYEILGCHMIGPESSTMIHQVLAVMHINNDIRHLKEMLYIHPAMSEALLPAAVTAVKEIEKYNK, from the coding sequence ATGAAAAAGTTCGATTTAATAATAATTGGAGCAGGAAGAGCAAGTAATTTGGCTGTAACTGCTGGGAAAGCCGGTAAAAAAGTAGCCCTAATAGAAAAATCAACGTTAGGTGGAACGTGTCCAAATAGAGGTTGTGTTCCTTCAAAACTACTTATTGGTTTTGCCCATGTGGCAAATGCAATTAAAGATTCAAATAGACACTTCATAGACTCTACGATAAATAAAATTGACTTAGAAAAAATCTTTCAAGATACAAATGAATATATCTCAAAAGTTGATGAAAAATATGAGCATAGATTTAATGAAAATGTAGAAGTTTTTAAAGGAACTGGCTCTTTTGTTTCTAATAATATAGTACAAGTAAATGAAGAGCAACTAACAGCACCTAAAATAGTAATCGCAACGGGAACAAAACCAAAAAAACCAGAGCATGATAAGGCTTGGACTAGTGATGATATCTTTCCCCTAAAGGGGAAAATTCCAAAATCACTTACAATAGTTGGTTCTGGTTTTATTGCGTGTGAACTAGCAAGCTTTTTTTCAGCCCTTGGAGTAGAAACAACACTACTAGCACGAAGCCAACATATCTTGGGAAAAGAAGATTATGAAATACAAGAAGTCTTTAAAAATGAGTTTAGCAAAAAAGTAAATATAGAGTTTAATACAAGTGCAAAAGATGTGGAATACAAAAATGAACACTTTTCAATGACATTAGAAAATAAAGATGGTACAAATAAAACTCATATAAGTGAAGCTTTACTCTATGCAATAGGAAGAGAATCAAATACTTCAAGCTTAAAATTGGAAAATACTTCAATACAAACAACCCCAAAAGGCTATATAAAAAGAGATGAGTTTTTTGAAACAAGTGCAAAAGGTGTTTATGTTGTAGGAGAAGCAGCAGGAGTTTATATGCTTCAACATGCAGCATCTTATGAAGTAAATCACTTAGGAAAAATATTACTTGAGGATTGCAAAGAACCTTTACATTTTAAATATATGCCCCACGCAGTTTTTACAGAACCTGAAATTGCAAGTGTAGGTATTACAGAACAAGAAGCAAAAGAGAAAAATATAGAGTATCTAGCCACAACTACAAACTGGCTAGCAAGTGCAAAAGCCATGTCAACAAGACTAAAATATCCAATAACAAAATTTATAACAAATCCAAAAACCTATGAAATATTAGGATGCCATATGATTGGACCTGAAAGCTCAACTATGATACACCAAGTCTTAGCTGTAATGCACATAAACAATGATATAAGACATCTAAAAGAGATGTTATATATCCATCCAGCAATGAGTGAAGCCCTACTTCCAGCAGCTGTTACAGCTGTAAAAGAAATAGAAAAATATAATAAATAG
- a CDS encoding MarC family protein, protein MNLEIEHALTVFMAFFAIMNPIANTTVFAALTGNENQATQKMIAKKSLIITFVIIVLFAILGKSIFHLFGITLPALKITGGILIFLVGYHMLQGSNSKMHTAKESEDTDVSISPLAVPLLAGPGTIATAMNYSASGGWIEIIITVVVFAVLCIITYICFIFSSKIVSTFGEHGLSLVTRLMGLILAVIGVQMLIIGINSAFKFLS, encoded by the coding sequence ATGAATTTAGAAATAGAACATGCCCTTACCGTTTTTATGGCTTTTTTTGCAATTATGAATCCAATTGCAAATACTACTGTTTTTGCAGCGCTTACTGGTAATGAGAATCAAGCTACTCAAAAAATGATTGCTAAAAAATCTTTGATTATAACTTTTGTGATAATAGTTTTGTTTGCAATTTTAGGTAAATCGATTTTTCATCTATTTGGAATAACTCTTCCTGCTTTAAAAATAACTGGGGGTATTTTGATATTTTTGGTGGGTTATCATATGCTTCAAGGTTCAAACTCTAAGATGCATACAGCAAAAGAGAGTGAAGATACAGATGTGTCTATATCTCCTTTAGCTGTGCCATTATTAGCAGGTCCTGGAACTATTGCAACAGCAATGAATTATTCTGCAAGTGGTGGTTGGATTGAGATTATTATTACTGTTGTTGTTTTTGCCGTTTTGTGTATTATTACTTATATTTGTTTTATATTTAGTTCTAAAATTGTATCTACTTTCGGTGAACATGGACTTAGTTTAGTTACAAGATTGATGGGCTTAATTTTAGCAGTTATTGGAGTGCAGATGTTAATAATAGGTATTAATTCTGCCTTTAAATTTTTGTCTTAG
- a CDS encoding putative quinol monooxygenase: protein MNSEISLIIDIVVKDGLRDKQIEAFKELAPLVLKEEGCIQYELKEVQGDKNRFIILEKWASKEALLAHDKTAHMIEADSKSPIFREKTTVLKLFNI from the coding sequence ATGAATTCGGAAATATCATTAATCATTGATATCGTAGTAAAAGATGGGCTAAGGGATAAACAAATTGAAGCCTTTAAAGAATTGGCTCCCCTTGTATTAAAAGAAGAGGGATGTATTCAATATGAACTAAAAGAAGTACAAGGAGATAAAAATAGATTTATTATTCTTGAAAAATGGGCTTCCAAAGAGGCACTTTTAGCACATGATAAAACTGCTCATATGATTGAAGCAGATTCTAAAAGTCCAATATTTCGGGAGAAAACAACAGTTTTAAAGCTTTTTAATATTTGA
- a CDS encoding AraC family transcriptional regulator, which translates to MDKFTYKNRVDITALKAKMEKFSYKKHSHEEYALGVTLNGVQKYNLDGVSQASYKNGVMLFNPEQLHDGESGCNDESLDYVMLYIKPELFLEALGKKDIVKFSSSIVYNEKLKQDIINLSSAILFEKDESLCSELLLNITDNFSTNDFILDYKKENLIVKKAKEMIYYELDDVLNIDEIAKELNLSKFQFIRMFKANTGITPYQFFLNCKLIHAKIYLEHTKDIYATVVEYGFTDLSHFNRHFKRVYGVTAYEYIQSLV; encoded by the coding sequence ATGGATAAGTTCACTTATAAAAATAGAGTAGATATCACAGCACTAAAAGCAAAAATGGAAAAGTTTTCATATAAAAAACACTCCCATGAAGAGTATGCTTTGGGCGTAACTTTAAATGGAGTTCAAAAATATAATTTAGATGGGGTTTCCCAAGCCTCATATAAAAACGGAGTAATGCTTTTCAATCCGGAACAACTACATGATGGGGAGTCAGGATGTAATGATGAGTCTTTAGATTATGTGATGTTGTATATTAAGCCAGAACTTTTTTTAGAAGCATTAGGTAAAAAAGATATCGTAAAGTTTTCCTCTTCTATTGTATATAATGAAAAACTAAAGCAAGATATTATCAATCTATCATCTGCTATTTTATTTGAAAAAGACGAATCTTTGTGTTCTGAATTATTGTTAAATATTACAGATAATTTCTCTACTAATGATTTTATTTTAGATTATAAAAAAGAGAATTTGATTGTCAAAAAAGCTAAAGAGATGATTTATTATGAGTTGGATGATGTTTTAAATATAGATGAAATAGCAAAAGAGTTAAATTTAAGTAAATTTCAATTTATAAGAATGTTTAAGGCAAATACAGGAATAACTCCCTATCAATTCTTTTTAAATTGTAAATTGATTCATGCTAAAATATATTTAGAGCATACAAAAGATATATATGCTACTGTTGTGGAGTATGGTTTTACTGATTTATCACATTTTAATAGGCACTTTAAAAGAGTATATGGAGTGACAGCTTATGAGTATATTCAATCTTTAGTTTGA
- a CDS encoding LysE family translocator, whose protein sequence is MNFVFFLLYCSLMIITPGPTNIMILTTVHNYGVKKAFEFSIGALFAFFVLLSISVIFNSILMNYLPNIIVVLQIIGAIYMLYLAYQIFKINNTSKKENQFSSFKTGFLMQFVNPKPVLFTLTVFPSFILPYYTSFGYLTLFVLLITIIACLAFLSWILFGKVLKSFLDRYNKLVNNIMAIFLIICAIAISGIFN, encoded by the coding sequence TATTTTTTCTACTATATTGTAGTTTGATGATAATAACACCAGGCCCCACTAATATTATGATTCTTACAACAGTGCATAATTATGGAGTCAAAAAAGCTTTTGAGTTTTCTATTGGTGCATTATTCGCTTTTTTTGTATTATTAAGTATATCTGTTATTTTTAATTCTATATTAATGAATTATTTGCCAAATATTATAGTTGTCTTACAAATAATTGGAGCTATTTATATGTTGTATTTAGCATATCAAATTTTTAAGATAAACAATACTTCAAAAAAAGAAAATCAATTTTCATCTTTTAAAACAGGTTTTCTTATGCAATTTGTTAATCCCAAACCAGTATTGTTTACATTGACTGTTTTTCCAAGTTTTATTTTGCCTTATTATACCTCTTTTGGGTATTTGACACTTTTTGTGTTATTGATTACAATTATTGCTTGTCTTGCTTTTTTATCATGGATTTTATTTGGAAAAGTACTAAAATCTTTTTTGGATAGATATAATAAACTAGTAAATAACATAATGGCAATATTTTTAATAATATGTGCTATTGCAATTTCAGGGATATTTAATTAG